In Clostridium swellfunianum, a genomic segment contains:
- a CDS encoding response regulator transcription factor, with amino-acid sequence MKVLIVDDDKLVCASLKIILEADKDIEVPALGYNGKMAIELYDNLRPDVLLMDIRMDTMTGLDAAETILKKHKDAKILFLTTFQDDEYIIKALNIGSKGYLLKQNFESIVPCLKAVQMGQTVFGDEIITKIPSLITDNNKLRFSNFHINEKEFDIIVQVANGLNNKEIAEKLYLSEGTVRNYISVILEKLNLRDRTQLAVFYYKNK; translated from the coding sequence ATGAAGGTTTTAATAGTAGATGATGACAAATTAGTTTGCGCTTCACTTAAAATTATTCTTGAAGCCGATAAAGATATAGAAGTGCCAGCCTTAGGCTACAATGGTAAAATGGCTATTGAACTATATGATAACCTAAGACCAGATGTACTTTTAATGGACATACGTATGGATACAATGACTGGCCTTGATGCCGCAGAAACAATTCTAAAAAAACATAAGGATGCCAAAATATTATTTCTAACAACTTTTCAAGATGACGAATACATTATAAAAGCTTTAAACATTGGCTCTAAGGGGTACCTATTAAAGCAAAACTTTGAAAGTATAGTTCCCTGTTTGAAAGCTGTGCAAATGGGTCAGACCGTCTTCGGGGATGAAATAATAACTAAAATTCCTTCATTAATTACCGATAATAATAAGCTTAGATTTTCAAATTTCCATATAAATGAGAAGGAATTTGATATTATAGTTCAAGTTGCTAATGGCTTAAACAACAAAGAAATTGCGGAAAAACTATATTTAAGTGAGGGCACTGTAAGAAATTATATTAGTGTCATATTAGAAAAACTAAATTTACGTGACAGAACTCAGTTGGCAGTGTTCTATTATAAGAACAAATAA
- a CDS encoding sensor histidine kinase: MLQIVDKALIFLCLTSIYLLDLPEGLWIFPIILSLTISSLNSYIERPVFHAISFIVYSILCSFYNSFLLFLPLILYDIIRDKMQIVYFFAFMPLVTNQLDVSNRIIFITLSFMSLAILLKLRTLKTSKLQRDYINFRDKASEVSMLLEEQNAKLAANQDHEIHVATLSERNRIAREIHDNLGHILSRCLLQIGAVIAINKDPSIKENLTSIKNTMSEAMDSVRKSVHNLHEESIDLYDQIYRLVKEFSFCPIKLDYDISQNPNKSLKYTFISIIKESLSNIIKHSNATEVSIRLREHPSFYQLIIEDNGAIENYNSESGIGIKNMIDRVTAFNGNININTDRGFKIFISIPKG; this comes from the coding sequence ATGCTGCAAATTGTAGACAAAGCACTTATCTTTCTCTGCTTAACAAGTATATATTTACTAGATCTTCCTGAAGGCCTATGGATTTTCCCAATAATTTTATCCTTAACAATAAGCAGTCTAAACAGCTATATCGAAAGGCCAGTTTTTCATGCGATATCATTTATCGTTTACAGCATACTATGCAGCTTTTACAACAGCTTTTTATTATTTCTTCCTTTAATTCTTTACGATATTATAAGGGATAAGATGCAGATAGTTTACTTTTTTGCTTTTATGCCATTAGTAACTAACCAATTAGATGTTTCAAATAGAATTATTTTTATCACCCTTTCCTTTATGTCCTTAGCTATCCTTTTGAAGCTTCGAACTCTTAAAACTTCAAAGCTTCAAAGAGATTACATAAATTTTAGAGACAAAGCCTCAGAGGTGTCCATGCTTCTCGAAGAGCAAAATGCTAAATTAGCGGCAAATCAGGATCATGAAATTCATGTGGCCACATTAAGTGAAAGAAACAGAATAGCAAGAGAAATTCACGATAACCTTGGACATATCTTGTCTCGATGCCTTCTTCAAATTGGAGCTGTGATAGCTATTAATAAGGACCCTTCTATAAAAGAAAATCTTACTTCTATAAAGAATACGATGTCCGAGGCTATGGACAGTGTAAGAAAAAGTGTTCATAATCTTCATGAAGAATCCATAGACTTATATGACCAAATTTATAGACTTGTTAAGGAATTTTCCTTTTGCCCCATAAAGCTTGACTACGATATAAGTCAAAATCCTAATAAAAGTCTTAAATATACATTTATATCAATAATTAAAGAATCCCTGTCAAATATAATTAAACACTCTAACGCCACCGAGGTAAGCATAAGGCTTAGGGAACATCCTAGTTTTTATCAATTAATTATTGAAGACAATGGAGCTATAGAAAATTATAATTCTGAATCGGGTATTGGTATAAAAAATATGATAGATAGGGTTACTGCTTTTAATGGAAATATTAATATAAATACAGACAGGGGCTTTAAAATATTTATATCTATCCCCAAAGGCTAG